ATCTGTTCAAGGTAGAGTATTTATGCCACCAATTGATTGTCCTTTTAAAACTTTGGAAAAAGTTGTAGAAGAGATGAGAAAATCTTGTAAAATAATAATTATAGATTTTCACGCAGAGGCTACTTCTGAAAAAATAGCTTTGGGAAAATATATGGACGGAAAAATTTCTGTATTATATGGAACTCATACTCACGTTCAAACAGCAGATGAAACAATATTTTCTGAAGGAACAGGATTTATTTCTGATGCTGGAATGACAGGGTCTGATAATGGAATAATTGGAATGGACGTAAATTCTATAATTCCTAAATTTTTGACAGCTCTTCCTCAAAGATTTGAGATAGCTAAGGGAATGGAAAGATTCAACGGACTTGATATAGAGATAGATGAAGAAACTGGAAAATGTAAAAAAATAGATAGAATAAATCTTTCGTTAGAACAGATAGAAAAAATGTAGGGGGAAGTTTAGATGAAAGTTTTAGAAATAAAAGTTGTTTATGAAAGTGATGATTTAGAAAAAGCTAAAAAAGAGATAGGAGATGTTTTTTATGACTTTGGTGCTACAGGACTTAAGATAGAAGAACCATTAACTCATAAAAACTCACTAGATTATTATAGAGATGAAAAAGAATTTTTGATGGTAGAAAATGCAGTATCAGCTTATTTCCCAATCAATCCATACTCTGAAAGAAGAAAAATCGCTATACAAAATGCTTTTGATGAAAAATTTGCAGAGAGAGAAGATTTAGTTTATACAGTAGAGTTTTATGAATATGATGAGGAAGATTATCAAAATAGTTGGAAAAAGTATTTCTACACTCAAAAAATAAGTGAGAGATTTGTTGTAAAACCAACTTGGAGAGAATATGAGCCACAAGATGATGAGCTTATAATTGAATTAGACCCAGGAAGAGCTTTTGGAACAGGAACTCACCCAACAACATCTCTTTGTATCAAACTTATGGAAAAAAATATCTCCTCAAATGATACAGTAATCGACGTTGGAACAGGTTCAGGTATTTTGATGATAGCTGCTGAAAAGCTTGGAGCAAAAGAGATTATTGGAACAGATATCGACCCAATGGCAGTAGAAGTTGCAAGAGAAAACTTAGCTCTTAATAAAGTGGACGAAGAAAAAGCAAAAGCTTATGCAGGAGATTTGGTTTCAGTAGTTCAAGATAAAAAGTTTGATGTAGTTGTGGCAAATATCTTAGCAGATGTACTTCTTATTCTTTTAAAAGATATATCAAAAGTAGTTAAAAAAGATGGACTTGTTATTTTCTCAGGAATTATCGAAGATAAATTAGACGAGATGACAAGAGCCATAAAAGAAGTAGGGCTTGAAATATTAGAAATCAAAGCTGATAAAGAGTGGAGAGCAATTTTAATGAAAAATATATAGATATGGGGGAAGAAAATGAAAAATTTTATAGTTGCAATTGACGGACCAGCTGGAAGTGGAAAAAGTACAGTAGCAAAAATACTTGCTAAAAAATATGCAATGACATATTTAGATACAGGGGCAATGTACAGAATGTGTGCTTTATATTTTATAGAAAATGAAATAAGCATAGACAAGAAAAAAAATATAGAAGAAAACTTACCACTTATAAATATAGATATTGAAAAAGATAAATTTTTCTTAAATGGAAAAGATGTGTCTTTAGAGATAAGAACTCCAAAAGTTACAGGAATGGTTTCATATGTAGCAAAAATCAAAGAGATAAGAGAAAAAATGGTAGAACTTCA
The sequence above is drawn from the Fusobacterium perfoetens genome and encodes:
- the prmA gene encoding 50S ribosomal protein L11 methyltransferase, translated to MKVLEIKVVYESDDLEKAKKEIGDVFYDFGATGLKIEEPLTHKNSLDYYRDEKEFLMVENAVSAYFPINPYSERRKIAIQNAFDEKFAEREDLVYTVEFYEYDEEDYQNSWKKYFYTQKISERFVVKPTWREYEPQDDELIIELDPGRAFGTGTHPTTSLCIKLMEKNISSNDTVIDVGTGSGILMIAAEKLGAKEIIGTDIDPMAVEVARENLALNKVDEEKAKAYAGDLVSVVQDKKFDVVVANILADVLLILLKDISKVVKKDGLVIFSGIIEDKLDEMTRAIKEVGLEILEIKADKEWRAILMKNI
- a CDS encoding TIGR00282 family metallophosphoesterase, producing MRVLVVGDVVGSPGRKTLETYLKKFSEEYDFIIVNGENAAAGFGITAKIADEFFEKNIDVITSGNHIWDKKEIYTYLDESDRLLRPINYPEGVPGKGYTIVKSRKGIDVGVISVQGRVFMPPIDCPFKTLEKVVEEMRKSCKIIIIDFHAEATSEKIALGKYMDGKISVLYGTHTHVQTADETIFSEGTGFISDAGMTGSDNGIIGMDVNSIIPKFLTALPQRFEIAKGMERFNGLDIEIDEETGKCKKIDRINLSLEQIEKM